From a region of the Helianthus annuus cultivar XRQ/B chromosome 5, HanXRQr2.0-SUNRISE, whole genome shotgun sequence genome:
- the LOC110889395 gene encoding polyadenylate-binding protein 2 yields MDHTADQFQDQDQDQEHEVYGGDIPDEAEMDADIEMSRSEMEADENNSSKDLEDMKKRLKEIEEEAGALREMQAKVEKEMGSVQDDSSGASATQAEKEEADARSIYVGNVDYACTPEEVQQHFQSCGTVNRVTILTDKFGQPKGFAYVEFLELEAVQNAILLNESELHGRQLKVAAKRTNVPGMKQFRGRRPNPFFGSRRPFMPGPPMYSPYGYGRIPRARRPMRYRPY; encoded by the exons ATGGATCACACAGCAGATCAATTTCAAGATCAAGATCAAGATCAAGAACACGAAGTCTACGGCGGAGATATTCCAGATGAAGCAGAAATGGACGCCGATATCGAGATGTCGAGAAGCGAAATGGAAGCGGATGAAAACAATAGCTCAAAG GATCTGGAGGATATGAAGAAGAGATTGAAGGAGATTGAAGAAGAAGCAGGTGCGCTGAGAGAAATGCAGGCGAAAGTTGAGAAGGAGATGGGCTCTGTTCAAG ACGATTCTTCTGGTGCTTCTGCAACCCAGGCTGAAAAAGAGGAGGCGGACGCCCGTTCAATATATGTTGGTAAT GTAGATTATGCGTGTACGCCTGAGGAGGTTCAGCAGCATTTCCAATCATGTGGAACTGTAAACAGGGTCACGATATTAACAGACAAATTTGGTCAACCAAAAGGTTTTGCATATGTGGAATTCTTGGAACTCGAAGCTGTTCAGAATGCTATTCTTTTGAATGAATCGGAGTTGCACGGTCGTCAACTCAAG GTTGCTGCTAAACGAACCAATGTTCCTGGGATGAAACAATTTAGAGGGAGGCGGCCCAACCCATTTTTTGGTTCACGGAGACCTTTCATGCCTGGCCCACCAATGTACTCTCCGTATGGCTATGG AAGGATTCCAAGAGCTAGGAGGCCAATGAGGTACCGTCCATATTAA